Proteins encoded within one genomic window of Halomonas sp. YLGW01:
- the tadA gene encoding tRNA adenosine(34) deaminase TadA has protein sequence MRSDEFYMHRALDQARLGLAAGEVPVGAVVVDEAGEIIGEGFNAPVGGKDPSAHAEVCALRDAARRLGNYRLDGCTLYVTLEPCLMCTGTIIHARLARIVYGAAEPKTGMVESRANLFAQPWYNHRVAVEGGLLATQAKRLLKAFFAERRQ, from the coding sequence ATGCGCAGCGATGAATTCTACATGCACCGTGCCCTGGACCAGGCACGCCTGGGCCTGGCGGCGGGGGAGGTGCCGGTGGGCGCCGTGGTAGTGGATGAGGCCGGAGAGATCATCGGCGAGGGCTTCAATGCCCCGGTGGGGGGGAAGGATCCTAGCGCCCATGCCGAGGTATGTGCCCTGCGGGATGCTGCGCGGCGGCTCGGTAACTACCGCCTCGATGGCTGCACTCTCTATGTCACCCTGGAGCCTTGCCTGATGTGCACCGGCACGATCATTCACGCGCGCCTGGCACGGATCGTCTACGGCGCCGCCGAGCCCAAGACCGGGATGGTGGAATCCCGGGCCAATCTCTTTGCCCAGCCCTGGTACAACCATCGCGTCGCGGTGGAGGGCGGGCTACTGGCGACCCAGGCCAAGCGGTTGTTGAAGGCCTTCTTCGCCGAGCGCCGGCAGTGA
- a CDS encoding acyl-CoA thioesterase II translates to MMSALDNLVALLGLEMIEENLFRGHSQDLGFPQLFGGQVLGQALSAATRTVPSERRVHSLHGYFLRPGDAQMPVVYQVDRVRDGGSFTTRRITAIQKGKPIFFCSASFQGDEPGFHHQLAMPDVDDPETLIARGAKVQRFNGHPIEFLHLDDEAPGENGAPRKRLWFRLAGALPDDPALHRYLLAYSSDFHLLTTSLVSHGIAFGDPQLQIASLDHALWFHQDVTVNDWLRYEMDSPWAGGARGFARGSLYDRKGRLVASSAQEGLTRVRDLDG, encoded by the coding sequence ATCATGTCGGCACTGGACAATCTGGTGGCCCTGCTGGGGCTGGAAATGATCGAGGAAAATCTCTTCCGAGGCCATAGCCAGGACCTGGGCTTTCCCCAGCTATTCGGTGGCCAGGTGCTCGGCCAGGCGCTTTCCGCCGCCACCCGCACCGTGCCCAGTGAGCGCCGCGTGCACTCTCTGCACGGCTACTTCCTGCGCCCGGGCGATGCCCAGATGCCGGTGGTCTATCAGGTCGACCGGGTCCGCGACGGCGGCAGCTTCACCACCCGCCGCATCACCGCCATCCAGAAGGGCAAGCCGATCTTCTTCTGCAGCGCCTCCTTCCAGGGCGACGAACCGGGCTTCCACCACCAGCTGGCCATGCCCGACGTCGACGACCCGGAGACCCTGATCGCGCGCGGCGCCAAGGTGCAGCGCTTCAACGGCCACCCCATCGAGTTCCTGCACTTGGACGACGAGGCGCCCGGCGAGAACGGCGCGCCGCGCAAGCGCCTGTGGTTCCGGCTGGCCGGCGCTCTCCCCGACGACCCGGCCCTGCACCGTTACCTGCTGGCCTACAGCTCGGATTTCCATCTGCTGACCACCTCGCTGGTCTCCCACGGCATCGCCTTCGGCGACCCGCAACTGCAGATCGCGAGCCTCGATCATGCGTTGTGGTTCCATCAGGACGTCACCGTCAACGACTGGCTGCGCTACGAGATGGACAGCCCCTGGGCCGGCGGCGCTCGCGGCTTCGCCCGCGGCAGCCTCTACGACCGCAAGGGCCGGCTGGTCGCCTCCTCCGCCCAGGAAGGCCTGACCCGGGTGCGCGATCTCGACGGCTAG